One genomic window of Punica granatum isolate Tunisia-2019 chromosome 1, ASM765513v2, whole genome shotgun sequence includes the following:
- the LOC116192287 gene encoding uncharacterized protein LOC116192287 gives MLLELQKLNLAKLPKPKCVVYDEKVSKTKTVVGFPNLTELTVEECECLTDLVSLTTATTLLKLETLQIERCEDMREVVSRGDGEADQMDEIIIPRLWSLWLSSLESLECFFYGSSPLFLFPSLEDLVITGCYKVKGFIAEPPNGRPQLQDDDVASQRLFNEKLFLPNLEELQISTIELRALWKNQLSPGTFCKLKLLKVEGCTKLLSIVPSFMRKRLRNLECLKVDDCSSSECTYEGLDAGDSSTSAGMNRQT, from the exons ATGCTCCTTGAATTGCAAAAATTGAATTTGGCTAAGCTTCCGAAACCAAAATGCGTTGTCTATGATGAGAAGGTGTCCAAAACCAAAACTGTGGTGGGTTTTCCGAATCTCACAGAACTCACTGTGGAGGAGTGCGAATGTTTAACAGATCTCGTCTCGCTCACAACAGCGACAACTCTTCTGAAACTGGAGACGCTACAAATAGAGAGATGCGAGGACATGCGAGAGGTTGTTTCCCGAGGGGACGGCGAAGCAGACCAGATGGATGAAATCATCATTCCCCGTTTGTGGTCATTGTGGCTTTCTTCTCTTGAAAGCCTGGAGTGTTTCTTCTATGGTAGTTCTCCTCTATTTCTATTTCCCTCCTTGGAAGATCTAGTAATAACTGGTTGTTATAAGGTGAAGGGGTTCATTGCTGAGCCTCCAAATGGGAGACCTCAACTTCAAGATGATGATGTTGCCTCCCAGAGACTTTTCAATGAGAAG CTCTTTCTTCCAAATTTGGAGGAATTACAGATTAGCACTATCGAATTGAGAGCTCTATGGAAGAATCAACTTTCTCCGGGGACCTTCTGCAAATTAAAACTTCTTAAGGTGGAGGGATGCACTAAGCTCCTCAGCATTGTTCCATCTTTTATGCGGAAGAGGCTACGGAACCTGGAGTGCCTCAAAGTAGATGATTGCTCTTCATCAGAGTGTACATATGAGGGATTGGATGCTGGAGATAGCAGCACATCAGCCGGGATGAACCGTCAGACATAA
- the LOC116188283 gene encoding 1-Cys peroxiredoxin — protein MPGLTLGDTVPNLEVETTHGKMWLHNYLGNSFTILFSHPGDFTPVCTTELGKMAAYERQFAEKGVKLMGLSCNDLQSHNEWIKDIEAYTPGSVVRYPIIADPNREIIKQLNMAEPEEKDPSGNQVPSRALHIVGPDKKIKLSFLYPASTGRNMDEVLRVVESLKKASEHKVATPVDWKPGEPVVISPSVSDQEAKKMFPQGFETVDLPSKKGYLRFTQVD, from the exons ATGCCGGGGCTGACGCTCGGAGACACTGTGCCGAACCTCGAAGTCGAGACGACCCACGGCAAAATGTGGCTCCACAACTACTTGGGCAACTCCTTCACCATCCTCTTCTCCCATCCTG GGGATTTCACCCCCGTATGCACAACAGAGTTGGGGAAGATGGCGGCATATGAGAGACAGTTTGCCGAGAAGGGTGTAAAGCTCATGGGTCTCTCCTGCAATGATCTGCAGTCCCACAATGAGTGGATCAAAGACATCGAGGCCTACACC CCCGGAAGTGTCGTGAGATACCCAATCATCGCTGACCCGAACCGGGAGATTATCAAGCAACTCAACATGGCGGAACCCGAGGAGAAAGACCCCTCCGGAAATCAGGTCCCTTCCCGGGCCCTCCACATTGTTGGCCCTGATAAGAAG ATAAAGTTGAGCTTTCTCTATCCGGCGAGCACGGGAAGGAACATGGACGAGGTGTTGAGGGTGGTGGAATCACTAAAGAAGGCTTCAGAGCACAAGGTGGCGACACCCGTGGACTGGAAGCCCGGGGAACCAGTGGTGATATCGCCAAGCGTGAGCGACCAGGAGGCCAAGAAGATGTTCCCTCAGGGCTTCGAGACCGTTGATCTCCCTTCCAAGAAGGGCTACCTCAGGTTCACTCAGGTTGACTAG